Within bacterium, the genomic segment GCGGTGGCGGATGTTATAGCTGTTCGACCCCGTGGGTTCCCACGCGTAGCTCATGTCCGTCAGGTTGACGAAGAAATCGTTCGTCAGCGCACCGGGCTTGTCTGTGAACACGCCATGCTTGCTGCCTCCGTAGTTGACGTCGAGCGCTCGCATGCCACCCATCAGGGCGGTCATTTCCGGCGCCGTCAGGCCCATCAACTGCGCGCGATCCAGCAGCAGTTCTTCCGGTTGGACAACGTAGTCCTTCTTCAACCAGTTCCGGAAGCCATCGTGAATCGGCTCCAGCGGCTCGAAGGAATCGCCATCGGTCATCTCGTCGGTCGCATCGCCTCGGCCCGACGAGAACGGCACGTTCACGCGGAAGCCTGCAGCCTTGGCGGCCTGCTCCACGCCCCAGTTCCCAGCAAGGACAATCACGTCGGCGACGCTCGCGCCGGTCTCTGCGGCGATCGGCTCCAGAATGCCGAGTACCTTTGCCAGGCGCTTCGGCTCGTTTCCTTCCCAGTCCTTCTGCGGTGCCAGGCGAATGCGGGCACCGTTGGCTCCGCCGCGCATGTCAGAGCCGCGGAAGGTACGGGCGCTGTCCCACGCGGTCGCGACGGCCTCGCCGACGCTCAAGCCGCTCGCGTCAATGCGCGCCTTGACGGCTTCAACATCGTATTTGGTGCTGCCGGCGGGAATCGGATCCTGCCAGATGAGATCTTCCTGCGGAGCATCCGGGCCGAGGTATCGGCACTTCGGCCCCATGTCGCGATGCGTCAACTTGAACCACGCGCGGGCGAAGACCTCGGAGAAATACTCCGGATCCTTGTAGAACTTCTCGGAGATCTTCCGATACTCAGGATCCATCTTCAGGCCCATATCCGCGTCCGTCATGATCGGGTTGTAACGGATGGACGGATCCTCCACATCGACCGGCTTGTCCTCTTCTTTGATGTTGATCGGCTCCCACTGGTGGGCGCCCGCGGGACTCTTCTTCAACTCCCACTCATAGTTCAGCAGTAGGTAGAAGTAACCATTGTCCCACTTCGTCGGATAGGTCGTCCAGGCGCCTTCGATGCCGCTCGAGACCGTGTTTCGGCCAATGCCGCGGCTGGTCTTGTTCATCCAGCCCAAGCCCTGTTCTTCGATGGGAGCCGCTTCCGGCTCCGGACCCAGCTTGGCAGCGTCGCCGTTGCCGTGACACTTGCCAACAGTGTGTCCGCCGGCCGTCAGGGCAACAGTCTCTTCGTCGTTCATCGCCATGCGCGCAAACGTCTCGCGCACCTGCTGGGCGGTCTTCAGCGGATCGGGATTTCCGTTCACGCCTTCCGGATTCACATAGATGAGACCCATCTGGACTGCTGCCAGCGGGTTCTCCATCGTCTTTGGGTCTTCGACGTTCGCGTAGCGTTCGTCGCTCGGCGCCAGCCATTCCTTCTCGGAGCCCCAGTACGTGTCCTTCTCCGGGTGCCAGATATCCTCGCGGCCGTAGGCGAAACCGAAGGTCTTCAGGCCCATGGATTCGTAAGCGATTGTGCCCGCCAGGATAATCAGGTCCGCCCAACTGATCTTGTTGCCGTACTTCTTCTTCACCGGCCACAGCAGACGGCGCGCCTTGTCCAGATTGACGTTGTCGGGCCAGGAGTTCAGCGGCGCGAAGCGCTGGTTTCCGGTTCCGCCACCGCCGCGACCATCCGCGATTCGATAGCTGCCGGCGGCGTGCCAGGCCATGCGGATCATCAGGCCGCCATAGTGCCCCCAGTCAGCCGGCCACCAGTCCTGGCTGTTCGTCATCAGATCGTGCATGTCCTTCTTGAGGGCATCGAAGTCCAGTTTCTTGACTTCCTCACGATAGTCGAAGTCCGCGCCCATCGGGTTTGGCTTCGTATCGTGCTGGTGCAGGATGTCGAGGTTCAGCGTGTTGGGCCAGAACTCCGTATCGCGTGAGGCCACCGTCGTGTTTCCGCCATGCGCGAAGGGGCACTTTCCACCGTTCTGTTTCGAATCATCAATCATCGGACTGCTTTCCTTATGTCGTTATGGGAATCAAGGCTGTGCCGGCGCCAGAAGCTTCCTGCTCGCCATCAACCACTTGCGTGCTAGCACCCCATGTGCCTATAAGTGAAATACAAGTT encodes:
- the katG gene encoding catalase/peroxidase HPI; protein product: MIDDSKQNGGKCPFAHGGNTTVASRDTEFWPNTLNLDILHQHDTKPNPMGADFDYREEVKKLDFDALKKDMHDLMTNSQDWWPADWGHYGGLMIRMAWHAAGSYRIADGRGGGGTGNQRFAPLNSWPDNVNLDKARRLLWPVKKKYGNKISWADLIILAGTIAYESMGLKTFGFAYGREDIWHPEKDTYWGSEKEWLAPSDERYANVEDPKTMENPLAAVQMGLIYVNPEGVNGNPDPLKTAQQVRETFARMAMNDEETVALTAGGHTVGKCHGNGDAAKLGPEPEAAPIEEQGLGWMNKTSRGIGRNTVSSGIEGAWTTYPTKWDNGYFYLLLNYEWELKKSPAGAHQWEPINIKEEDKPVDVEDPSIRYNPIMTDADMGLKMDPEYRKISEKFYKDPEYFSEVFARAWFKLTHRDMGPKCRYLGPDAPQEDLIWQDPIPAGSTKYDVEAVKARIDASGLSVGEAVATAWDSARTFRGSDMRGGANGARIRLAPQKDWEGNEPKRLAKVLGILEPIAAETGASVADVIVLAGNWGVEQAAKAAGFRVNVPFSSGRGDATDEMTDGDSFEPLEPIHDGFRNWLKKDYVVQPEELLLDRAQLMGLTAPEMTALMGGMRALDVNYGGSKHGVFTDKPGALTNDFFVNLTDMSYAWEPTGSNSYNIRHRKTGEVKWTATRVDLVFGSNSILRAYAEVYAQDDNKEKFVNDFVAAWAKVMNADRFDLE